CTTTAAAAGTCACACAATTAAGCAAAGCATGATTTATATCTTCCTCCTCCATTCTGCACCATGGACACATAGCATCTGTCACCACCTTTTTAACTAGCAGATTCTTTAAAGAAGGTAAACCTTCTTTACAAACCCTCCATACAAAAATTTTCACTCGAGTAGGGACTtgcattttccatattttcctCCACATTGTTGTCTGATCTTCTCGAAATGATACCTCTCCTTCTTGGTTCCTGGCAACATCAGCCAAGAATAGTCTATAAGCACTTCTAACACTAAACTGACCACTCTTCTCATGTTCCCATACCAACTCATCAGGCCTACTAATAGAGGTTAACACCATATGCAACACCTCTTCAGCTTCCCTTGGAGGTAAACATCTTCTAACCTTTTCCACATCCCAACTTCGAGTTCTGTCATCAATTAATTCAGAAACCTTCCAGTTTAATTGGGACTGAGTAGTGGAACCCGAGACAGGCACCATTTTATGATTTGGTAACCAAAAATCAGACCATATATTAATGGCCTTACCATCTCCAACCCTCCACTTACAACCTTTCAGGAGATATTGCTTAGCTTCCCATATACCCCTCCACACAAAAGAAGGATTTGCTCCTAGTTTGGCCTCTTTAAAACTTGTAGAATGGAAATATCTAGCTTTATATAATTGATGAAGCAGCAGACTTTCTTCTTTAAGGATACGCCAACTCTGCTTTGCAAGAAGGGCCAAGTTAAAAGTTCTTAAATCCTTAAAACCCATCCCTCCATGCAACTTAGACTTACACATTTTCCTCCAACTAACCCAACTAATcttattttcctcttttctctgcccccaccaaaatctagcTATCAAACTTTCCAATtttgaacacaaagaggcagGTAATTTAAAACAACTCATGGTGTAAGTTGGAATTGAGAGGGCTACTGCCTTTATAAGTACTTCCTTACCCCCTTGAGATAACAATTTTTCCTTCCACCCTTGTAATTTAGTCCACACCCTATTTTGCAGCCCAGAAAAAGCTTGATGCTTTCCTCTACCCACCATTGGAGGCAATCCCAAATACTTATCATAATTTTGCTGCTGTTGGACACCCCAGAACTGCATAATCTCAGCTTTATTAGTGGAGGAGACATTCTTGCTAAAAACCATagaagttttttctttgttcacCACTTGCCCTAAAGCCTTTTCATAAACCTCCAATAAATGAAGGATATTTCTATTAGTTTGTGCTGTGGCCCTGCAAAATAACACACTGTCATCGGCAAACATAAGGTGGTTAATCTTTGGAGCACCTCTGCATACACAGATCCCTTCCACTACATCTTTGACATCAGCTTGTTTAAGGAGGGAAATAAGGCCTTCAGTACAGAGaataaaaaggtaaggggagatgggatccccttgccttaacCCTCTTCAAGGATAGATTGGGCCTTTAGGTtctccattcaccaaaatagacAAAGAGACTGATTTAACACACAGCATCAGTAAACTAGTCCACTTATCACCAAAACCCATAGTTTTCAGAACTGATTCCAAGAAATCCCATTCTATTCGatcataagccttactcatatcaagcTTTAGGGACATGTAACCttttcttcctttccttttccttcgAAGGAAGTGCACTAACTCATAGGCAATTAACACATTATCTGATATTAATCTTCCAGGGACAAAAGCACATTGAGAACCTGAAATTATCTGAGGCAGAAAATTCTTTAATCTGTTTGCAAGAACCTTTGACACCAACTTATAAATAACATTGCAAAGGCTGATTGGCCTGAAATCAGAGACCAACtcagcctttttcttttttggaatcAATGTCACATAAGTGTGGTTTAGCAATGAAGGAAAACTTCCAGTGTTCAACACCTCTAAAACAGCTCTAGTAACATCTCTACCCACTATGGCCCAATATTTTTGGTAAAATAATGGAGCCATCCCATCAGGACCAGGAGCTTTTGTTGGATTCATTTCCTTTAAAGCTACATCAACCTCATCTgccacaaactccatttccagtTGTTGTTTCATTTCTGCTGTAACTCGACCTGTTAGAGCCTCTAGGAACTGCATACTACCCCTTTGTGTTGAGGATGTAAACAGCTTCTTGAAGTAGTTTAGTATAACCTCATCCATATCTTCATTCACTCTCCAATTACCCATATCATCTTTAATCCCTTTTATCAAATTCTTTGCTTTTCTCTGGGAGgctttatgatgaaaaaaaCTGGTATTTTTATCACCTTCAGTCAGCCATAGGGCCCTTGACCTTTGTCTCCACATGATCTCTTGCCTTTCCAACCAATTTTGAACATCTATTCGAGCTTTCTTTAAATCATTGATTCTATGACCCTTTGGATCAGAAGCCTCAAGTCTTTTTAAAGTTTCCTTTGCCTGTCTGAGCTTTTTCTGCACATTACCAAAGCAATCCTTATTCCACTTTGCAAGATGTTCACCACATTGCTGAATCTGTTTGAGGACTCCCTCCATAGATCTATCCCCATTGATATTAACCCAAGCCTTCTCAATGAGTGGCTTACATCCTTTGTCTTCCACCCACATCGCCTCAAAACGAAATAACTTTTGCCCTCTCCTCTGAACTCTATCCTTTTGTAGTTGTAGTATGATGGGCACATGATCAGAatatgacacacttccatgacTTACAGTTGCCATAGGATATAAATTCTTCCATGCAAGATTGGCAAGACCTCGATCAAGCCTTTCACTAATGCTGTGTTGAGGTTCCCTTCTGTTACACCATGTAAATGGATTACCAATATAACCCAGATCCAGTAAACCACAATCATCAAGCAAATCTCGAAACTCCTGTATCTGTCTATCAGTTCTTACTCTGCCACCAACCTTTTCATTCCCACTGAGtacttcattgaaatctcccatCAAAAGCCAGGCCTGATCACGAGGAACTTGAATAGATCTAAGTAATTGCCACGTCTCATGTCTCCTGTTAGTTTCAGGCTGGCCATACACCCCAGTAAAATGCCAAGGAGCATATTCAGTTGCAGAATCCTGAATGCTAGCATGAATATGGTGCTTAGAGTAATGCTTAATGGCCAACCTTACATCATTCTTCCACAACAAGGCAAGACCACCACTCCTCCCCTCACTACTTACTGCCAAACAATTATCAAACCCAAGCTTATACTTCAGGTTCTCCATAGCCTTAACTTGTAACCTGGTCTCTTGTAAAAACAAGACCTTGGGACCTTCCTCCCTGACTAGATCAGAGAGAGCTCGAACTCCTCGttggttcccaagcccacgggagTTCCAACTGAGGAGAATCATTGAGGTCGGCAGGGCTGTATAACAGCCTCTGCCAATGTCAACTTATTCTCACCAACCTGCTTAACCATACTTTCTCCTATCTTCCCTTTCCCTCTTACATCCATCTCTGccagttttaatttctttttattatcatGCACAAAGTTTGTGTAAACAGCCTGGTCACCATTATCAGCCTGCCTTTTCCTACAGGTATTAGCATTCTGTGACAAAGTACTCATACCTGTGGCTCTAGCACGTTTTTTCCAGGTTGATCGAGTAGATCTTCTCGGAGGATGTATTGTTCCAGCAGGCAACTGGGCTTGGTTACCAATAGAAACATGGGCTTGAGAGGCCTCAACTGTCACCTGGCCCACCACAGAAGACTCCACACGTATTACATTCAAATTACCGTTACCTTCAGCCTCCGAGACCTGCGTAACTGAAATGCCATAATCATGACGAGGCATCTGATCCGGAGTCCTTCCCACAAAATCAGCTTCAGCCATCAAGCCTCCTGCCACCTCATTAGAATTCTTCACTCCGCAATCAAAAGGTCCTGAATATTCGCCATTCTGATCAAACGGTTCCTGAAAATCAGCACCGTTACGATTCACATTAACAGCACTATTGTCTCCCTCCTTCGACCCCTCCGGCTGGCCTTCCTCCGATGATCTACTCTTACCAGCCATGGTATCTCCTCGGCGAGGACTATATGGAAATCTACGTACTCCTCCATCCGCGCGCAGCCAACTACCAAACTGTTTGGTATCACTTTTAATTCCAGCAGCAGAGTTACACTTCATCTCGCCATGGATAATCCTTCCACAATCAAGGCAGAACCGTGGCAATTTTTCATAAGTAATCGGGACCCATGTTTGAACTCCTTGCAGTTTAATGGTACGACCTCGTGCCAGAGGCTTTGTTAGATCCAAACAGATCCTCACTCTAAGAAAAGACCCCCATCCCACATCATCCACATCCACTTCCACCTCCTCCACCTCCCCTAGCGAGCTTCCGAGCCTAATCCCACACTCCTTAGACATTCCTGCCAATGGGAAATTATGGAACTGCACCCACATTGCTGCCTTATCAAATGACATGTGACCCAAGGGAGTATACCCATCAAACACATTCATAACAAAAATGTTGCCATCAAACAGCCATGGACGCCCACTCTCCACTCGGTTCTTATCAGCATGAGTAGCGAAGGTAATCACAAAAACATTACATCCCACTTCTGTGAAAATGGCTAGTTTACTTAGCCTCCACACCCTGCCCATAGTATTTTCGACTATATTCTTCCCGATCACCCTCTCCGACCATATCTTACCAATCAAACTGCGTTCACCCTTTCTCTGCACTTCCGAACTACCTTCCTCCTCAAGCTCTATTGCCTCCCCTTCTTCATCATTCAACTGAAAAGTTTCCCACATCTCCTGAAGTTTCTCCATCGCACAGACTCAATCTACGGTGGCTAGCCCTCTCAGACACCACCACTCAAACACCACCTCTATTTCCTAGAGAGAAAGTAGAGAGGAGACTTTTTCTGATACCAAACAATCCGTTGTAGTGTTTTTCAGTTGTTATTTCAGAggactcattttcagttttattatttttttagttgcccagttttctttcctagGTTCTTAGTTGAGTCGGCGTGGAGCTTGtggttatatttatttatttttatttcttctcacagattttttttatggctttgcttagattaatttttgtcgctagaaatatcatgtgtagctaatttcttaaaCTTAGGTTATagaatgagacttaatttattttgggttctagtttgatgcaatattttgttgttaaatGTTGATTTtactaagttactagttggatttaaattgaaaatagattgcggctcttgttcttgatttgttgttgacgtaaggcacaacaaaagcttgaaaattatcaaggcctctctcagttgtttgttaatgtgtgtttggctagtaaagtagagaatcccttaggaaaatattgtaaaacttgagcttaactttttatcttccgattatcaatgccttgattgggttgttaatcgagaaaattatctagaatccgaaataaagagagtctcaaacccaacccaagtgtttgttaatttgcctttttaattagaaactctagttttagttttgattaatttttttttcagaaattaaattcataccttttttttcttagttcatcttcaattctttttttgcattgcattttaattttattttcatctctcataatcgacacatttgttactcaaaaatctcatatacgctttgataaccctttgtccctgtggaatacgatcttggacttatccttgatacaacttgacacttctacacttggaagcacattcgagactgagtcaagtttttggcaccgttgccggggaacaactggtgcttattagagcattcctctactgctgagaggacgtttgtggagttgtgaaccttttcacagcctgggtgacatctaatctttttcccttctctctgtttatttttcatggtctttgattatctgctcttgtttgtatgactggttggactagagaccatacatctcgactgtttaggatagaatcattgacatcttttagctctgcatcatcttctgttgaatcatcctcagacactgatagcatcatggctgaaaatgagcatcatgatagggaagtggagaatccaaacaggacacttagagaatatcttcagcctgttaggactagcacaccttcttgcatcattttacctattaatgcaaatgcttttaatttcaaacccgggatgattccattattaccacactttcatggtatgaatctgaaaacccctatttgcatatcaaagagtttgaagaagtgtgttccacattcatggatagaacatgcactgatgaggtcataagattgaaactgtttccattttccttaaaaggcaaggctaagacatggttgaattctttaaaaccaagatctattgggacttggcaagaaatgcaaactgagtttttaaagaaattttttcccatgcatagaaccaatgccttaaaaagacagatcatgaattttggccaaaaggatgtggaaacattttatcattgttgggaacgattcaaagaccttttaaatgcatgtccccatcatggatatgagaattggagggtcattagttttttttatgacgggttgcaaccaaaaatgaaacaatttgtggagaccatgtgtaatggagcgttttttaacaaagaacctgaggaagcttttgaatattttgattatcttgctgaaaatgcacaatcatgggatacatctgatgctcatgataggtcggaaagttcaaggacaatttcagggggtgggaaatataatctaagagaagtagatgatttgaatgatAGGTTgactatgatttctaagaaattagaaaacatagacctgaagaaagtgaatgaagtacaagctgtacctcagattaccttgagctgtaatatttgtgagggccaagggcattcaactaatgattgcccaaccattccagcttttaaggaagttcttttggatcaatctaatgctgttaatatggttgctaaatctttttcaggtccttattccaacacctacaattcgtgatggagaaatcaccctaatttcagttggagaggtgatcaagctgctttacctgcatccaacatagctggtccttcacaaattgtaccctacactaccccaggaggttcaggaccatctcaatatgccaacacatggtcccagctcagaaaaagaaccttgaagacaatttccagcaattatccaccaacttccagcagctgtccaccaattttcagcaattcatgcaaagccaagctgctatcaacagtcaaaattcacaagccattgctgagattcgagggtcagtcacaaggttgactacaaccatgagtgctcaagagaaagggaagttccctgcacaatcttagcctaatccccaaggccaaaacccccaatttcaaagtgtggcaggagattcaaatgtcaagcaagtcaaggctattacaaccttgagaagtggtaagatgattggcattccagctcaagaggtagatgattgagctgaattattgcatttttaatgcttttggaaccaatatatattaattctttcattactttatcattggttttatatggaaaaatgaataaatcaaagttgtgatttttattgattaaagcatgaatttctgctctaattttatcaactgttgattaatatggattatggtacatatcgctcgagcggtgAAGAAAAATCAGGCAGATTCAAGCGCTCGACTTCTGCTCGACAGTGGTgagtcacgcattgggagagctttacttgatttgggaagTAGTGtaaacttgctaccgttctcagtatatgagcagttgggattgggtgagctaaaaaagacctccatcatgctacagttgcctgacagatcagttaaggtaccgaggggtattgtagaggacgtgttggtacaggtggacaaattctactacccagtagattttgtggttcttgatatgcagcagtcggtctccactatttaccaagctcctgtcatcctaggaagaccatttctagctacatcaaatgctttgatcaattgcagaagtggagttttgaagcttaccgttgggaacatggcacttgcgTTGAATGTTTTCAATGCCTGCAAGATGcaagcacattttgatgacacaagtgatttgaatgctgtggagagtttgacaccaacagattttatttgctcaacttctcccttatctgatgatgattatatttttcagacacctgaatttttacttgatgagaaaattgatcatatcaatgaagatgactttgattttttttattgtttacagactcttctttaccacttggagtacaatttgcgggagcaagatgaaaaccccagtttgaagctcccCACCActagacatgcttaaatcttcagaggaagaagtttcccagttggagctgaaaccacttcctcaagatttaaagtatgtgtttattggtcctgaagaaggcacttttccgatggtgatttcctcaaagctaaatcagcaggatgaagcccagttgattgaagtattaaggaagcatcgaggcgcaattggttggacaatagccgacatcaaaggcattaatgccgctgtatgtacccacataatccatcttgaagatgatgctagaccggttcgtgatgctcaacgtaggctcaatcctaccatgaaggaagttgtgaaagaggaagtgcttaagctactcgcagtgggtatcatttatcccatctcagacagtaagtgggtaagtccaactcaagtgataccaaaaaaatctggtttgactgttgttaaaaatgataaaaatgagttgattccaactagaatggttactggctggagaatgtgcattgattatagaaaacttaattcagccagtaggaaggatcattttcctttaccatttttggatcaaattttagaaagagtggctggtaatgcatattattgtttcttggatggctattatggttattatcaaattgctgtagcgcctgaggattaggagaaaaccactttcacctgtccttttggcacttttgcttttactagaatgccttttggtttgtgtaatgctccagctatttttcagagatgcatgatgagtattttttctgacatgattgatgatatttgtgaaatattcatggatgatttttctgtttttgaaaaatcctttgagagttgtttgcataatttggcacgtattctccagagatgtgaggaaaaaaatcttttacttaattgggagaaatgccaatttatggtcactcagggcattgtattggggcatattgtttcttctgagggtataaaggttgacaaggcaaagattgaattaatatctaaacttcctattcctaggacggttagggatattcgttcttttcttggtcatgctggcttttataggcggtatattcaagggtttagttctattgcaaaacctttgtgcactcttttacaaaatgatattgaatttttttggactgatgagtgccaaaaatcttttgatatccTTAAGAAATAGCTTACCACTGCTCCTATTGTGCAATCTctgcagtgggaccttccctttgagattatgacagatgctagtgactatgccttaggagctgttttggggcagcgggtggataataggccatttgtgatttattatgctagtagaaccttgaatgatgcccagaaaaatcaTACcattactgaaaaagaattgcttgcaatggtttttgcacttgataaatttcagacttatattcttggttctcctgttactattttcactgaccactctgctcttaagtatttgttggctaagaaagatgcaaaaccatgcttgattcgctggattctattacttcaagagttcaacatcaacattaagtgtgacgcccccaaatccccatgcacggacacgggaaaatcgggacgtccggatgatgacatcgcgggtcatcatcctattgacgagtgtcaagtgtgtgtaaaagcaacaaatgtgcaaaaagaaatacgcagcggataataaaagtcatgactaagtaccagaatttttcttgtttaaaacaaagctgttcaaaacatatagaatagaatattacaaaacacaaatatagttttgaaccaaatacaaaacataaacgtCAGCACCcaggcggagccgcatccttgggctcagcctcctcctcctcatcctcgatctctgcaccaaaatttatggtaccaaaaatggtgccgcaggtaagtaaaatccaaacaccaccaaataaaaacatataaaactcacacaatatgcatgaaaggatgccaatgcacaaaatccataaaatcatatttttccacgcatgccaaaaattccatttggcccgaaaacataacctttccaaatatcacgccaaaagtcacatttggcccgtatcaaactcaaaccatttaccaattaaaccgtatgcaccatgacctcccctaggggtcatccgcacaccttggctccagtgccacactgcagctaacgaccacgcatgtgacacctaaacgagcgatgcccagttccgcgccccgcacgTTTGTagcaagcatcctctagccctcgccagcgaagggccatggagtcg
This genomic window from Carya illinoinensis cultivar Pawnee chromosome 7, C.illinoinensisPawnee_v1, whole genome shotgun sequence contains:
- the LOC122316232 gene encoding uncharacterized protein LOC122316232; translation: MEKLQEMWETFQLNDEEGEAIELEEEGSSEVQRKGERSLIGKIWSERVIGKNIVENTMGRVWRLSKLAIFTEVGCNVFVITFATHADKNRVESGRPWLFDGNIFVMNVFDGYTPLGHMSFDKAAMWVQFHNFPLAGMSKECGIRLGSSLGEVEEVEVDVDDVGWGSFLRVRICLDLTKPLARGRTIKLQGVQTWVPITYEKLPRFCLDCGRIIHGEMKCNSAAGIKSDTKQFGSWLRADGGVRRFPYSPRRGDTMAGKSRSSEEGQPEGSKEGDNSAVNVNRNGADFQEPFDQNGEYSGPFDCGVKNSNEVAGGLMAEADFVGRTPDQMPRHDYGISVTQVSEAEGNGNLNVIRVESSVVGQVTVEASQAHVSIGNQAQLPAGTIHPPRRSTRSTWKKRARATGMSTLSQNANTCRKRQADNGDQAVYTNFVHDNKKKLKLAEMDVRGKGKIGESMVKQVGENKLTLAEAVIQPCRPQ